Below is a genomic region from Deltaproteobacteria bacterium.
CTCCTCCAGCCCGTCTACGATCGGTTCACCGAGGGCTGCGAGACGCAGGACTTGAGGGACGCCAAGGTGCTGCTCGATGAGCTGTCGCCGGGGCGATGAAATGAACTCAGCATGTGGCCGCAAGAATCGTGCGGGAGTCCGGTTCTGCGAGGAATGCGGTACGTGTCTGGCGCGGCGGTGTGGGAGCTGTGGGCGGGCGGTTCGCTCAGGGTGTGCGCCGTGTCGGTTTGCGGCGCCTGCGTGTCCGCACCAGCCGCTCCGCGTCAGCAAGGTCCTGCAAGCGGCCCGTGGCGCGCTTGTTGGCGAGGAAGTCGGCCCGCCCAAGCACGGCAACCGAAACATCGTCAAACGTCGCCCGCAGGCGGCGTGGCCAGGCACGAGCGAACACGGCGAGCGCATATGCCCCGACAATGAGGAAGCGGACATCATGGTCGGCGAACGCGCGCAACAGATCGCGAAAGCCTGCGGCCACGTCGATCTTCCCGCCACCCATGCAACCTCCACTGGTGAATGCTCAGCCAGAAAGCGAGGGCCAGTCGCTCATCGATCGGCACTTGGTCCCAGTAGGCGTCGTCGGCCGCCTCGATTTCCGTGGCTTCGGGAGTGTTTGGACGCACGACCCGCCCTGATGCTCTGGTTGATCGCCGTGCCCGCGCCGCGCGATTCACAGCTCGCAGCGGTCAGCTCTCAGCCAGAGGAGGAATGAACCAATGATTCAGACCTGCTCAGCCTGTGGCCACGAGAATCGCGAGACGGCGAAGTTCTGCGGCAAATGCGCCGCGCCGCTGGTGCGTGAGGTGACGTGTCACGGCTGCGGCGCGCCGAACCCATCCGCGCAGAAGTTCTGCGACGCGTGCGGCGCGAGGCTGGATGCCGGGAGCGCCCGCGGCTCGCCCGCTGGGATGGGCGGCGGACGGGCCGTCCGCGCTCTCAGCAGTTACACTCCCCGCCACCTCGCCGACAAGATCCCTGGGGAAGTTGACAGTCGACAGTCGAGAGTCGACAGCCCCCGCTCCTACACGCCCCACCATCTTGCGGAGAAGATTCTGAACAGCCGCGCCGCCCTCGAAGGCGAGCGCAAGCAGGTGACTGTGCTGTTCGCCGACGTGAAGGGCTCGATGGAGCTGGCGGAGCAAGTCGATCCGGAGGAGTGGCACCGTATCCTGGATCGCTTCTTCCAAATCCTCACGGATGGCGTGCATCGCTTCGAAGGGACGGTGAACCAATACACCGGCGACGGCATCATGGCCCTGTTCGGCGCGCCGATTGCGCACGAGGATCATGCCCAGCGCGCCTGCTACGCGGCCTTGCGCCTGGGCGAGGAGCTGCAGCGCTATGGGCAGGACCTCAAGCGCGAGCGCGGCCTGAACTT
It encodes:
- a CDS encoding zinc ribbon domain-containing protein; this encodes MIQTCSACGHENRETAKFCGKCAAPLVREVTCHGCGAPNPSAQKFCDACGARLDAGSARGSPAGMGGGRAVRALSSYTPRHLADKIPGEVDSRQSRVDSPRSYTPHHLAEKILNSRAALEGERKQVTVLFADVKGSMELAEQVDPEEWHRILDRFFQILTDGVHRFEGTVNQYTGDGIMALFGAPIAHEDHAQRACYAALRLGEELQRYGQDLKRERGLNFSTRIGINSGEVVVGKIGDDLRMDYTAQGHTVGLAQRMEQLADPGKAYLSEHTARLVEGLFRLGDLGRFTVKGVHDPLRVYELQGVGPLRTRLEVAAHRGLSRFVGRREQLEQLRQAW